A section of the Cottoperca gobio chromosome 17, fCotGob3.1, whole genome shotgun sequence genome encodes:
- the ccl20a.3 gene encoding C-C motif chemokine 20a.3 has product MVSFQATVMVITLLTVSLLATNASPVYHGCCRHYMTGRIPFSKIKGYSVQTVKEMCPINAIIFHTNKGKSCTNPALNWVMEYVDRLRNRAQKVHMKTSQAAS; this is encoded by the exons ATGGTGTCATTCCAAGCTACAGTGATGGTGATCACGCTCCTCACCGTTTCTCTGCTGGCCACAAACGCATCTCCAG TGTATCATGGATGTTGTCGACATTACATGACAGGCAGAATACCGTTTTCTAAAATCAAGGGGTACTCGGTCCAGACCGTCAAAGAGATGTGTCCCATCAATGCCATCAT ATTCCACACAAACAAGGGTAAATCATGCACCAACCCTGCTTTGAACTGGGTGATGGAGTATGTCGACCGCTTAAG GAATAGAGCACAAAAGGTTCACATGAAGACTTCACAAGCTGCTTCTTGA
- the ticam1 gene encoding TIR domain-containing adapter molecule 1 produces the protein MSHAGQENQGTGLRDIFDIVVKAPPDRLLSLTFQLGETPEDNIIHALCLIVLQKEARALNKLQMLKDNYLAQHLAEKWQMSESKLEDFAILCGHFQEFTAESLTLLARIFKVLSEQRLCEPCLRNLAYKRALSSGNQKTSNCEDLENDHLREEAKVVCGPQVSEWMYSSKDLKSGSYCDPLSSLDEESPTLKVTLSQDQAERAHSLPSPLQATSSMPSYPTHLEISIATTALFQDDIVTPETSDAAKLNIPVLLVSECEAKDALGQSHKSQAQSKSSEPPMFGATKHSKIEETLATKPTTKPNFALPTATNVVLPKMPAPKEMHESIDTDVEEEEIFYAFVIFHAPEDADTAESMREKLEKVISSEGATFSGDFTIPGRSTLMSVEDAINNSAYTVLLLTRNFDTRMQEMETDSALINSIKKKHKDGTVIPLLPRENPMPKEMLPMVLQTINPLEENKSFERKLQRALSPAKIKKQKEIWTAEQKVKLQKKRQETLKNLKQHQKQLMRESARAKLLEEENLMLMAQRLKLVHIVPQAPDGGDDRVRPQNIHIENAQYIMIGNDSQMTVSSGGGADKDDSIYREEEQ, from the coding sequence atgagtCACGCAGGACAAGAAAATCAAGGGACGGGACTGAGAGACATCTTCGACATAGTAGTTAAAGCACCTCCGGATCGACTGCTAAGTCTGACATTCCAGCTGGGTGAGACTCCTGAAGATAATATCATACACGCCCTATGTCTGATCGTTCTCCAGAAAGAGGCGCGAGCCCTGAACAAACTCCAGATGCTGAAAGATAACTACCTCGCTCAACATCTAGCTGAAAAGTGGCAAATGAGTGAAAGCAAATTAGAAGATTTTGCcattctttgtggtcattttcagGAGTTTACAGCAGAATCTTTGACACTGTTGGCCCGTATTTTCAAGGTTTTGTCAGAACAGAGGCTGTGTGAGCCATGTCTGAGAAATCTGGCGTATAAGAGAGCCCTTTCCAGTGGCAATCAAAAAACAAGCAATTGTGAGGATCTGGAGAATGATCATCTCAGAGAGGAAGCTAAAGTTGTCTGTGGGCCTCAGGTTTCAGAGTGGATGTACTCTTCCAAGGATCTCAAGTCAGGGTCTTACTGTGATCCTCTTAGCAGCCTGGATGAAGAAAGCCCAACTTTAAAAGTTACCCTGTCTCAGGATCAGGCAGAGAGAGCTCACAGTCTGCCCAGTCCGCTGCAGGCGACCTCTTCAATGCCCTCATATCCTACTCATCTAGAGATAAGTATAGCTACAACAGCATTATTTCAAGACGACATAGTAACTCCAGAAACATCAGATGCAGCCAAACTAAACATCCCCGTCCTCCTTGTTAGTGAATGTGAAGCAAAAGATGCACTAGGGCAATCTCACAAATCTCAGGCTCAGTCTAAATCCAGTGAACCTCCGATGTTTGGTGCAACGAAACACTCGAAGATAGAAGAAACATTAGCTACCAAGCCAACCACTAAACCAAACTTTGCACTACCCACTGCAACCAACGTTGTGCTACCCAAGATGCCTGCTCCAAAGGAAATGCATGAAAGTATAGATACAgatgtggaggaagaggaaatatTTTATGCATTTGTTATCTTCCACGCACCTGAGGATGCAGATACGGCCGAGAGCATGAGGGAAAAACTGGAAAAGGTCATTAGTAGTGAAGGTGCAACTTTTTCTGGGGACTTTACCATCCCTGGAAGGAGCACTCTGATGAGTGTAGAGGATGCTATCAACAACTCGGCTTACACTGTTCTGCTGCTTACTCGCAACTTCGACACACGCATgcaggagatggagacagactCTGCCCTTATCAACTCCataaagaagaaacacaaggacGGCACAGTTATCCCTCTGCTGCCACGGGAGAACCCCATGCCCAAAGAGATGCTCCCTATGGTTTTGCAGACAATAAATCCACTGGAGGAGAACAAGAGCTTTGAGAGGAAACTACAAAGGGCATTGTCTCCAGCGaagattaaaaaacagaaagaaatctgGACTGCAGAGCAGAAAGTGAAATTGCAGAAAAAGAGACAGGAGACACTAAAGAATTTAAAACAGCACCAAAAGCAGTTGATGAGAGAGTCTGCAAGAGCCAAGCTGCTGGAGGAAGAGAACCTGATGCTAATGGCACAAAGACTTAAACTCGTCCACATTGTGCCACAAGCACCGGATGGTGGCGACGACAGGGTTCGACCACAAAATATTCACATTGAAAATGCTCAGTACATTATGATTGGTAACGACTCTCAAATGACCGTGAGTTCTGGTGGAGGTGCAGATAAAGATGATTCAATTTACAGAGAGGAGGAACAATAA